In Phreatobacter stygius, a genomic segment contains:
- a CDS encoding DUF2585 domain-containing protein: MADSAAAGGAGLSSDRMAVSRTCLLIVAGLILGQVLALYAMGRTPICTCGYVKLWHGNVQSAENSQHLLDWYSFSHILHGFLFYFLVWMVFPRSSVCQRLVLSVGIEAAWEIVENTNLIIDRYRATAISLNYYGDSIVNSFGDMLSMILGFVLARRLPLSLLIAASVVIELGLAYGIRDNLTLNIIMLIHPVEAISQWQAAAAPQ; the protein is encoded by the coding sequence ATGGCTGACAGTGCAGCGGCCGGCGGCGCCGGATTGTCCTCCGACAGAATGGCGGTGAGCCGCACCTGCCTGTTGATCGTGGCCGGCCTGATCCTTGGGCAAGTGCTGGCCCTCTACGCCATGGGCCGCACGCCGATCTGCACCTGCGGTTATGTCAAGCTGTGGCATGGCAACGTGCAGAGCGCGGAGAACTCGCAGCACCTGCTCGACTGGTATTCGTTCAGCCACATCCTGCATGGCTTCCTGTTCTATTTTCTGGTCTGGATGGTGTTCCCGCGCAGCTCGGTCTGCCAGCGGCTGGTGCTGTCGGTCGGTATCGAAGCGGCCTGGGAAATCGTCGAGAACACCAATCTGATCATCGACCGTTATCGGGCAACGGCGATTTCGCTCAATTATTACGGCGACAGCATCGTCAATTCGTTCGGCGACATGCTGTCGATGATCCTGGGCTTCGTGCTGGCCCGGCGGCTGCCGCTGAGCCTGCTGATCGCCGCCAGCGTGGTGATCGAGCTCGGGCTCGCCTACGGCATCCGGGACAATCTGACGCTCAACATCATCATGCTGATCCACCCGGTCGAGGCGATCTCGCAATGGCAGGCGGCGGCCGCGCCGCAATGA
- a CDS encoding cytochrome c family protein produces MRIAFLTGLLTLSSALAAMPGLALAQDAAAGERVFAQCRACHQLGETARNGVGPQLNGLIGRTAGSVAGYTYSDAYKRPEVAAKVWSEENFAAYIRDPRSVTPGTRMVFAGLRQDSQVSNLIAYLRQFDASGKRSQ; encoded by the coding sequence ATGCGCATCGCCTTCCTCACCGGCCTCCTGACCCTGTCTTCAGCCTTGGCCGCCATGCCGGGCCTGGCCCTGGCGCAGGATGCCGCCGCCGGCGAGCGGGTCTTCGCCCAGTGCCGGGCCTGCCACCAGCTTGGTGAAACCGCCCGCAACGGCGTCGGGCCGCAGTTGAACGGCCTGATCGGCCGGACCGCGGGCTCGGTTGCCGGATATACCTATTCGGACGCCTATAAGCGCCCTGAGGTCGCCGCCAAGGTCTGGTCGGAGGAGAATTTCGCCGCCTATATCCGCGATCCCCGCAGCGTCACGCCGGGCACCCGCATGGTCTTCGCGGGGCTCAGGCAGGACAGCCAGGTCAGCAATCTGATCGCCTATCTCCGGCAGTTCGACGCCAGCGGCAAGCGCTCGCAATAG
- a CDS encoding NAD(P)/FAD-dependent oxidoreductase, with protein sequence MSINRRRMLQSAGAFGLAALAAPPVFGQAKPRVVVVGGGPGGVTAAKYIAKDSQARIDVVLVEPQRQFTTCFHSNLFLGGYRSFESITHGYDKVSAASGFRMNHQAASRVDRDKKEVLLADGSRVGYDRLVLSPGIDLKYDSVPGWGREHEETMPHAWRAGPQTQLLRRRLEAVPAKGVIVMIAPPNPYRCPPGPYERVSMMAHVLKASGRADAKIYVLDPKETFSKQGLFQEGWEKHYPGMVEWLGPKIHDGIKSVDPKTNTVVTGFETYRDVALVNVIPAQMAGAIAREAGLANASGFCPIDPASMRSTMDPTIYVVGDACIPGDMPKSAFSANSQAKVAALMVRGELTGASTFPARYTNTCWSLIETDDTVKVGGRYEAKDGKIAAVETFISQTGESADLRKQTQAENMGWYSAITADMFT encoded by the coding sequence ATGTCGATCAATCGCAGGCGAATGCTTCAATCGGCCGGTGCCTTCGGCCTTGCCGCGCTCGCGGCGCCACCGGTGTTCGGCCAGGCCAAGCCCCGCGTCGTGGTGGTCGGCGGCGGGCCGGGCGGCGTCACCGCGGCGAAATATATCGCCAAGGACAGCCAGGCCAGGATCGACGTCGTGCTGGTGGAGCCGCAGCGCCAGTTCACCACCTGCTTCCATTCCAACCTGTTTCTCGGCGGCTACCGGAGCTTTGAATCGATCACCCATGGCTATGACAAGGTGTCGGCGGCCAGCGGTTTCCGGATGAACCATCAAGCGGCGAGCCGGGTGGACCGCGACAAGAAGGAGGTCCTGCTCGCCGACGGGTCGCGGGTCGGCTACGACCGGCTCGTGCTGTCGCCCGGCATCGACCTGAAATATGATTCGGTGCCCGGCTGGGGCCGCGAGCATGAAGAGACCATGCCGCATGCCTGGCGGGCCGGCCCGCAGACCCAATTGCTCAGGCGGCGGCTCGAGGCGGTGCCCGCCAAGGGCGTGATCGTGATGATCGCCCCGCCCAATCCCTATCGCTGCCCGCCCGGCCCCTATGAGCGGGTGTCGATGATGGCGCATGTGCTGAAGGCCTCCGGCCGGGCCGACGCCAAGATCTACGTGCTCGACCCGAAGGAGACCTTCTCCAAGCAGGGCCTGTTCCAGGAAGGCTGGGAGAAGCACTATCCCGGCATGGTCGAATGGCTCGGCCCGAAGATCCATGACGGCATCAAGTCGGTCGATCCGAAAACCAACACCGTCGTCACCGGCTTCGAGACCTATCGCGACGTGGCGCTGGTCAATGTCATCCCGGCGCAGATGGCCGGCGCCATCGCCCGCGAGGCGGGGCTGGCCAATGCCTCGGGTTTCTGCCCGATCGACCCGGCCAGCATGCGCTCGACCATGGACCCGACCATCTATGTCGTCGGCGATGCCTGCATTCCCGGCGACATGCCGAAATCCGCCTTTTCCGCCAACAGCCAGGCCAAGGTCGCGGCGCTGATGGTGCGCGGCGAACTGACCGGCGCCAGCACCTTCCCGGCGCGCTATACCAATACCTGCTGGAGCCTGATCGAGACCGACGACACGGTGAAGGTCGGCGGCCGCTACGAGGCCAAGGACGGCAAGATCGCGGCGGTCGAGACCTTCATCTCGCAGACCGGCGAGAGCGCCGACCTGCGCAAGCAGACCCAGGCCGAAAACATGGGCTGGTATAGCGCCATCACCGCCGACATGTTCACCTGA
- a CDS encoding DsrE family protein — protein sequence MSDVDRRVLLGGAAVASAMLTSSRASAATPMLQLADLKKEADVACLYHCDFGKPPRFVQMLTNIGNHFSAYGANPFDLQLVVVAHGAGVKFFLETLDGTPWRDETAVLPAFERVVAQAKNGLKVHLCDITFQRLNLDRTKVRAADFMSFVPSGVAAVGALQSKGYAYLKVG from the coding sequence ATGTCAGATGTCGATCGACGCGTGCTTCTCGGCGGAGCGGCGGTGGCGAGCGCCATGCTCACCTCGTCCCGAGCATCGGCGGCAACCCCGATGCTGCAGCTCGCCGACCTGAAGAAGGAAGCGGATGTCGCCTGTCTCTACCATTGCGATTTCGGCAAGCCGCCGCGCTTCGTCCAGATGCTGACCAATATCGGCAATCATTTTTCGGCCTATGGCGCCAATCCCTTCGACCTCCAGCTCGTCGTGGTGGCCCATGGCGCCGGCGTGAAGTTTTTCCTCGAGACCCTCGATGGCACGCCGTGGCGCGACGAGACGGCGGTCCTGCCTGCCTTCGAGCGCGTCGTGGCGCAGGCCAAGAACGGCCTGAAGGTCCACCTCTGCGACATCACGTTCCAGCGGCTCAATCTGGACCGGACTAAAGTGCGTGCCGCCGACTTCATGTCCTTCGTGCCGTCGGGCGTGGCGGCGGTCGGTGCATTGCAAAGCAAGGGCTACGCCTACCTGAAAGTGGGTTGA
- a CDS encoding c-type cytochrome yields MSAAPRPVLQGLLAAATGIIASTAALAQVPRPGDRALGEYLAGECVTCHQVSGRAGAGIPPIIGWPADQFVAVMQSYRAKDRDNPIMQTVAGRFSDDEMAALAAYFGSLTPPQTK; encoded by the coding sequence ATGAGTGCAGCGCCGCGTCCCGTCCTTCAAGGCTTGCTGGCGGCAGCGACCGGCATCATCGCCTCGACCGCGGCGCTGGCGCAGGTGCCGCGGCCGGGTGACCGGGCGCTCGGCGAATATCTGGCGGGTGAATGTGTCACCTGTCACCAGGTCTCGGGCCGCGCCGGCGCCGGCATTCCCCCGATCATCGGCTGGCCGGCCGATCAGTTCGTCGCGGTCATGCAGTCCTACCGGGCGAAGGACCGCGACAACCCGATCATGCAGACGGTTGCCGGCCGGTTCTCGGACGACGAGATGGCGGCGCTCGCCGCCTATTTCGGCAGCCTCACGCCGCCGCAGACCAAATAA